From the Nodularia sp. NIES-3585 genome, one window contains:
- a CDS encoding phosphoribulokinase, producing MTTKPERVVLIGVAGDSGCGKSTFLRRLIDLFGEEFMTVICLDDYHSLDRKQRKETGITALDPRANNFDLMYEQIKALKEGQVIEKPIYNHETGMIDPPERVQPNHIIVVEGLHPLYDERVRSLLDFSVYFDISDEVKIAWKIQRDMAERGHRYEDVLAQINSRKPDFEKFIEPQREYADVVLQVLPTNLIKNDTERKVLRVRMLQREGKEGFEPTYLFDEGSTINWTPCGRKLTCSYPGMQVYYGSDVYYGRYVSVLEVDGQFDNLDEVIYIETHLSKTSTKYDGEMTHLLLQHREYPGSNNGTGLFQVLTGLKMRAAYERLTAKEAKLAVQV from the coding sequence ATGACAACTAAGCCGGAACGCGTGGTATTGATTGGAGTAGCCGGAGACTCTGGATGCGGTAAATCTACCTTTTTGCGTCGTTTAATAGATTTATTTGGTGAAGAGTTCATGACGGTTATCTGTTTAGATGACTATCATTCTCTAGATCGCAAACAGCGCAAAGAAACTGGGATAACTGCACTTGACCCCAGAGCTAATAATTTTGACCTGATGTATGAGCAAATCAAAGCGCTTAAAGAAGGTCAAGTGATTGAGAAACCGATTTATAACCACGAAACCGGTATGATTGATCCACCGGAGCGTGTGCAGCCAAATCATATCATCGTTGTGGAAGGTCTGCATCCTTTATATGATGAACGGGTGCGATCGCTACTAGATTTCAGCGTCTATTTCGATATTAGTGATGAAGTCAAAATTGCTTGGAAAATCCAACGTGATATGGCAGAAAGAGGACATCGTTACGAAGATGTCTTAGCTCAAATCAATTCTCGTAAACCCGATTTTGAAAAATTCATTGAGCCACAAAGAGAATATGCTGATGTAGTTCTTCAGGTATTACCCACTAACCTGATAAAAAATGATACAGAGCGTAAGGTGCTGCGGGTACGTATGCTCCAACGTGAAGGCAAAGAAGGCTTCGAGCCAACCTATCTATTTGATGAAGGGTCAACAATTAACTGGACTCCTTGCGGACGTAAACTGACTTGTTCATACCCAGGTATGCAAGTATACTATGGCTCTGACGTCTACTACGGTCGCTACGTCTCAGTATTAGAAGTAGATGGTCAATTTGATAACCTTGATGAGGTGATTTATATCGAAACCCATCTAAGTAAGACATCCACAAAATATGACGGTGAGATGACTCACTTGCTACTTCAACACCGTGAGTATCCAGGTTCCAACAACGGAACTGGTTTGTTCCAAGTGCTGACAGGCTTGAAAATGCGCGCCGCCTACGAGCGATTGACAGCAAAAGAAGCCAAACTAGCAGTTCAAGTTTAA
- a CDS encoding type II toxin-antitoxin system RelE/ParE family toxin produces MTKRIVITPKASLDIDEYFNYIAQQNPDTALLFFDSVRETFAQLAKMPGMGSRYPLENLRLQGLRKWAVKGFKRYLIFYFELDESIEIIRILYAGQDIERILKQE; encoded by the coding sequence ATGACAAAACGGATAGTCATTACACCCAAAGCCAGTCTAGATATTGATGAGTATTTTAATTACATTGCTCAACAAAACCCCGATACTGCTCTTTTGTTCTTTGACTCTGTTAGAGAAACTTTTGCACAGTTAGCAAAAATGCCTGGAATGGGTAGTCGTTATCCTCTAGAGAACCTTCGTTTACAAGGTTTACGTAAATGGGCTGTTAAAGGATTTAAAAGGTATCTAATTTTTTATTTTGAGCTAGATGAGAGTATTGAAATTATACGTATTCTCTACGCTGGGCAAGATATAGAGAGAATTTTAAAACAGGAATGA
- a CDS encoding pentapeptide repeat-containing protein, with translation MKLQLLAALALATPLILSSTVDAGNSQDLQKLDMTRACVQCDLSGVNLRGAHLIGADLRGANLSGANLEGVNLEGADLTNANLKGANLTSAMLTNVNFKDANLNGANLTRAQIYDSNVYGASMDQMIITDAQIYHTGIGIGGDAADMFPDWD, from the coding sequence ATGAAACTCCAGCTATTAGCGGCTCTAGCCTTAGCGACTCCCCTAATTCTTAGTAGTACAGTTGACGCTGGTAATTCGCAGGACTTACAAAAGCTAGATATGACAAGAGCGTGTGTCCAGTGCGATTTATCAGGAGTTAACCTCAGAGGCGCTCATTTAATTGGTGCTGACTTACGAGGGGCAAATCTCTCTGGAGCTAACCTCGAAGGAGTGAATCTCGAAGGAGCAGATTTAACTAATGCGAATTTGAAAGGTGCAAACTTAACTTCAGCTATGCTGACTAACGTTAATTTTAAGGATGCTAATCTCAACGGAGCAAATCTGACTCGCGCTCAAATTTACGACTCTAATGTATATGGAGCCTCAATGGATCAGATGATCATTACTGATGCCCAAATCTATCACACCGGAATCGGTATTGGTGGAGATGCAGCAGATATGTTTCCCGATTGGGATTAA
- a CDS encoding CAAD domain-containing protein has translation MQEPEFTETKSKEAAVPNINNQTGTITKLQPPVQSQEQWQQYGEQISGFLATLPEYLGSFFNQYKQPLVSVGLIVAAIVSVKVLLAVLDSLNDVPLVAPTFELIGIGYSAWFVYRYLLKASTRKELTSEITTLKSQVVGKNNPEA, from the coding sequence ATGCAAGAACCGGAATTCACAGAAACCAAATCTAAAGAGGCCGCAGTGCCAAATATCAATAACCAAACAGGAACCATTACTAAACTCCAGCCTCCTGTGCAGTCTCAAGAGCAATGGCAACAATACGGCGAACAAATTTCTGGTTTTTTAGCAACACTGCCCGAATACCTGGGAAGCTTCTTTAACCAATATAAGCAGCCCCTGGTTAGTGTTGGTTTAATTGTCGCCGCAATTGTTTCGGTTAAGGTACTCTTGGCAGTATTAGACTCTTTGAATGATGTTCCTTTAGTCGCACCAACCTTTGAATTGATTGGTATTGGCTACTCGGCTTGGTTTGTTTACCGCTATTTGCTCAAAGCCTCGACCCGGAAAGAGCTAACTAGTGAAATCACTACTCTGAAATCGCAAGTTGTCGGTAAAAATAATCCAGAAGCTTAA
- a CDS encoding alpha/beta fold hydrolase yields MSVIQNDWKHEYIITNGVKLHYVTQGSGTLMLMLHGFPEFWYSWRHQIPEFAQDFQVVALDLRGYNDSDKPKDQSAYVMDELVKDVEGVIHGLGYDQCILVGHDWGGAIAWYFAYAHPEMVEQLIILNLPHPAKFTQGLRTYQQLLRSWYIFLFQLPWLPELLLQLSDYEAIERAIQGTAFNKSAFTPADIDAYKNAAAKRGATTAMLNYYRNIFAGIFSQKHWGILAVPTLMIWGENDTALGKELTYDTAAYVNDFQIKYIPHCGHWVQQEKPDLVNQYMRDFLVL; encoded by the coding sequence ATGTCTGTAATACAGAATGATTGGAAACATGAATATATCATCACCAATGGCGTGAAACTGCATTACGTCACCCAAGGATCAGGGACATTAATGCTGATGTTACATGGGTTTCCTGAGTTTTGGTATTCTTGGCGGCATCAAATTCCAGAATTTGCCCAAGATTTTCAAGTTGTCGCCCTTGATTTACGTGGCTACAACGATAGCGATAAACCCAAAGACCAATCAGCTTATGTGATGGATGAATTGGTCAAAGACGTGGAGGGAGTAATTCACGGATTAGGATATGACCAGTGTATCTTAGTTGGACATGATTGGGGTGGTGCGATCGCTTGGTATTTTGCCTATGCTCACCCCGAAATGGTAGAGCAATTAATTATCCTCAACTTACCTCACCCTGCCAAATTTACTCAAGGCTTACGCACTTATCAACAGTTGTTACGCAGTTGGTATATATTCTTATTTCAGCTACCTTGGCTACCTGAATTACTCCTACAGTTGTCAGACTATGAAGCAATTGAAAGGGCTATTCAAGGTACAGCATTTAATAAAAGCGCTTTCACTCCAGCAGATATTGATGCTTATAAAAACGCTGCTGCAAAACGTGGTGCTACCACAGCCATGTTGAACTATTATCGTAATATTTTTGCCGGCATATTCAGCCAGAAACATTGGGGAATTTTGGCTGTACCTACACTGATGATTTGGGGCGAAAACGATACTGCACTGGGAAAAGAACTTACCTATGACACCGCCGCCTATGTCAATGACTTCCAAATTAAGTATATTCCCCATTGCGGTCATTGGGTACAGCAAGAAAAACCTGATTTAGTTAATCAGTATATGCGGGATTTTCTAGTGCTTTAA
- a CDS encoding type II toxin-antitoxin system ParD family antitoxin codes for MDLAIAYILQVPEPVRWAKPRRRRSPVINQECDRAIISPRQRRKTLITWKKQFNRTTKAMSSINISLPESMKAFVEEQVAQGDYGSVSEYLQDLITQDQKRKTQEHIEELLIAGLESGEAIEVNDQWWQQKRTNLMNRLHEEK; via the coding sequence TTGGATCTGGCGATCGCCTATATTCTACAAGTTCCTGAGCCAGTGCGATGGGCAAAGCCCCGCCGGAGGCGATCGCCTGTCATCAATCAAGAATGCGATCGCGCCATAATTTCTCCAAGACAACGCCGGAAAACCTTGATAACATGGAAAAAACAGTTCAATCGAACTACCAAGGCTATGAGCAGCATTAATATTTCCTTACCTGAATCGATGAAAGCCTTTGTTGAGGAACAGGTGGCTCAAGGTGACTACGGTTCAGTTAGCGAATACCTGCAAGACTTAATCACTCAAGACCAAAAACGCAAAACACAAGAACATATAGAAGAGCTTTTAATTGCAGGACTTGAAAGTGGAGAAGCAATAGAAGTTAATGATCAATGGTGGCAGCAAAAACGCACAAACCTCATGAATCGGCTGCATGAAGAAAAATAA
- the metK gene encoding methionine adenosyltransferase yields MSKRYLFTSESVTEGHPDKICDQISDTILDALLTEDSSSRVAAEVVVNTGLVLITGEITSKANVNYVNIARQKIAEIGYIDAVNGFSASSASVLVALDEQSPDIAQGVNTAQETRQQDSDELFDKIGAGDQGIMFGFACNETPELMPLPISLAHRIARRLATVRKTGKLPYLRPDGKTQVTVAYEDGYPVGIDTILISTQHTESIGEITDEAAVQAKIKEDLWSAVVEPVFNDIEIKPNQETRFFVNPTGKFVIGGPQGDSGLTGRKIIVDTYGGYSRHGGGAFSGKDPTKVDRSAAYAARYMAKNIVAAGLAQKCEVQLSYAIGVARPVSIFLETFGTGKLDDETLLDLVKDQFELRPAGIIHAFNLRNLPSERGGRFYQDIAAYGHFGRNDLDLPWERTDKVELLKQLVTQSLSAAIA; encoded by the coding sequence TTGTCTAAACGCTATTTATTTACCTCCGAATCGGTTACCGAAGGTCATCCAGATAAGATTTGCGATCAGATTTCTGATACGATCCTAGATGCCTTACTAACAGAAGATTCCAGCAGTCGTGTAGCGGCTGAAGTAGTAGTTAATACTGGTTTGGTGCTAATTACTGGTGAAATCACTAGTAAAGCTAATGTAAATTACGTCAACATTGCCCGCCAGAAAATAGCCGAAATTGGCTACATAGATGCTGTTAATGGCTTTTCAGCGAGCAGCGCTAGCGTTTTGGTAGCTTTAGACGAACAATCACCCGATATAGCTCAAGGCGTTAATACCGCCCAAGAAACACGCCAGCAGGATAGTGATGAACTATTCGACAAAATTGGCGCGGGTGATCAAGGTATCATGTTTGGCTTTGCCTGCAACGAAACACCGGAACTGATGCCTTTGCCCATCAGTCTGGCTCATCGTATTGCTCGCCGATTGGCAACAGTTCGCAAAACAGGTAAATTGCCATACCTGCGCCCCGACGGCAAAACACAAGTAACTGTGGCCTATGAAGACGGGTATCCTGTAGGTATTGACACGATTCTGATTTCCACTCAGCATACAGAGAGTATCGGGGAAATCACTGATGAAGCAGCAGTACAAGCCAAGATTAAAGAAGACCTCTGGTCAGCAGTAGTCGAACCTGTTTTTAATGACATTGAGATTAAGCCAAATCAGGAAACACGTTTCTTTGTTAACCCCACGGGCAAATTTGTCATTGGTGGACCTCAGGGAGATTCTGGTTTGACAGGACGGAAAATCATTGTTGACACCTACGGTGGCTATTCTCGACATGGCGGCGGCGCTTTTTCCGGTAAAGACCCCACAAAGGTAGACCGTTCTGCTGCTTATGCGGCTCGCTATATGGCTAAGAATATTGTCGCGGCTGGGTTGGCACAAAAGTGTGAGGTTCAGCTAAGTTATGCCATTGGTGTAGCGCGCCCCGTGAGCATTTTTCTGGAAACCTTTGGGACTGGCAAATTGGATGATGAAACCTTACTGGATTTAGTCAAAGACCAATTTGAACTCCGTCCAGCAGGGATTATCCATGCTTTCAATTTACGTAACTTACCAAGTGAACGAGGCGGACGTTTTTATCAGGACATCGCGGCTTACGGTCACTTTGGGCGGAATGATTTAGATTTGCCTTGGGAGCGCACTGATAAGGTGGAATTGTTGAAGCAACTGGTAACACAGTCGCTTTCAGCAGCGATCGCTTAA
- a CDS encoding homoserine dehydrogenase: MGVKLGILGLGTVGTGTVQLLQDVVGRNPLLQEVEIYRVGVRSLAKIRDVELPADVLTTDLESIVNDPAVDIVVELIGGLEPARSLILQALNNGKHVVTANKAAIARFGAEIFTTANQAGVYVMLEAAVGGGIPVIQPLKQSLSVNRIHTITGIVNGTTNYILTRMQTEGSNFSDVLADAQKLGYAEADPTADVDGLDAADKIAILASLGFDGRINLEDVYCEGIRQVSKTDITYAEKLGFVIKLLAIAKQYTPSSPLSVRVHPTLVAKTHPLASINGVYNAILVEGEPIGQVMFFGPGAGAGATASAVTSDILNLAAVLKTSTTNPNPLLTCGHQDYCQIAPITELVTRFYARFLTKDQPGVIGKLGTCFGNYGVSLESVVQTGFQGGLAEIVVVTHDVREGDFRQALTEIQNLEAIDSIPSLLRVL; this comes from the coding sequence GTGGGAGTGAAACTAGGAATATTAGGTTTAGGCACTGTCGGTACAGGTACGGTGCAGTTATTGCAAGATGTGGTGGGACGTAACCCGTTATTGCAGGAAGTCGAAATATATCGCGTGGGAGTGCGATCGCTTGCTAAAATTCGGGATGTAGAATTACCTGCCGATGTCTTAACTACAGATTTAGAGTCTATTGTCAATGACCCGGCGGTAGATATTGTTGTGGAATTAATTGGGGGACTGGAACCAGCGCGATCGCTCATTCTCCAAGCTTTAAATAATGGTAAACACGTTGTCACCGCCAATAAAGCGGCAATCGCGCGTTTTGGGGCAGAAATCTTTACAACTGCCAACCAAGCCGGGGTATATGTGATGTTAGAAGCGGCTGTAGGCGGTGGTATCCCGGTGATTCAACCCCTGAAGCAGTCCTTAAGCGTTAACCGTATTCATACTATTACAGGCATCGTTAATGGTACAACTAATTACATCCTCACCAGGATGCAAACTGAAGGGAGTAACTTCAGCGATGTCTTAGCTGATGCTCAAAAATTAGGTTATGCCGAAGCTGATCCTACAGCTGATGTAGACGGCTTAGACGCAGCCGATAAAATTGCCATCCTGGCATCATTAGGCTTTGATGGACGTATCAATTTAGAAGATGTCTATTGTGAAGGCATTCGGCAAGTTAGTAAGACAGATATTACCTATGCCGAAAAATTGGGATTTGTGATTAAATTGTTAGCGATCGCTAAACAATACACACCTTCATCTCCCCTCTCCGTCAGAGTGCATCCCACCTTAGTAGCCAAAACACATCCTTTAGCTAGCATTAACGGTGTATATAATGCCATTCTTGTAGAAGGAGAACCCATAGGGCAGGTAATGTTTTTTGGCCCTGGTGCAGGTGCGGGTGCAACAGCCAGTGCAGTCACCTCGGATATCTTGAATTTAGCTGCTGTTCTCAAAACCAGTACAACTAACCCCAATCCCCTATTAACCTGTGGACACCAAGATTACTGTCAAATTGCCCCAATCACAGAACTTGTAACGCGATTTTATGCCCGGTTCCTAACCAAAGACCAACCTGGAGTTATTGGTAAATTGGGTACTTGTTTTGGTAACTATGGCGTGAGTTTAGAGTCAGTAGTGCAAACAGGCTTTCAGGGAGGACTAGCAGAAATTGTGGTTGTCACTCACGATGTGCGAGAAGGCGATTTTCGGCAAGCCCTGACAGAAATTCAGAATTTAGAAGCGATCGATAGTATTCCCAGTTTACTGCGCGTCTTGTAA
- a CDS encoding tetratricopeptide repeat protein → MFNDSGKLADKIGAFAAPGSQVNIDTQIIQGQKQLTPTKYIPDRGSVHFVGREQELTQVHEDLQRGNYVAISGMGGVGKTELATQYAKGYQDNYGGIAWFNDRNSNLAAEILEFFINLGLEIPQELGGKLLSLKEQVAWCWSRYPDSTLPILIVFDDITDLANLGQVLPEDQRFCVLVTTRQRNLDPNFIQEIPLDVLSPEKEPGKALELLNRLLGNKDRRVENQLEAATAICDCLEYLPLGIELVGGYLVRDPGLSLNTMLERLQTQKLAEISLQRSPDSTIGQAQLGVKAAFTLTWEKLDPLTQQLGKFLSLFAPQQIFWDLVIWVATDGGKAENEAATQLTWSQEEINAAKKQLYARNLLQQVEATEGEYYKIHALVRWFLQEQLTNSGEIKSVLETTFTSAMIAVAQSLPQSPTSEGIESVKDVVPHIEDLGNRIIADIKPAGEAQINSPASVPKDEVIWIFVGVSRFYAGQGLYQLAEPWHEECVNVCQALFAGDHTNVATSWNNLAFLYYIQGRYSDAEPLYIQALEMTQRLFAGDHPDVARSLNNLAFLYYIQGRYSDAEPVYIQALEMTQRLFAGDHPNVATSLNNLAALYGSKGRYSDAEPIFKQALEMRQRLFADHPDLATSLNNLAGLYDSQGRYSEAEPLFIQALEMRQRLFAGDHPNVATSLNNLAFLYYSQGRHSEAEPLYIQALEMTQRLFAGDHPNVATSLNNLDGLYDSQGRYSEAEPLFIQALEMCQRVLEVNHPTTATIKENLAILRQR, encoded by the coding sequence ATGTTTAACGACTCTGGGAAGCTTGCTGACAAAATTGGTGCTTTTGCTGCCCCTGGTAGTCAAGTTAACATTGATACTCAAATTATTCAGGGGCAGAAACAGTTAACTCCCACAAAATATATTCCTGATCGTGGTTCTGTTCATTTCGTCGGACGTGAACAGGAACTGACACAAGTGCATGAAGACTTGCAGCGTGGAAATTATGTGGCAATATCAGGGATGGGAGGCGTAGGCAAAACCGAATTAGCTACCCAATACGCCAAAGGATATCAAGATAATTATGGCGGTATTGCTTGGTTCAATGATCGCAACAGTAATCTTGCTGCTGAAATTTTGGAGTTTTTTATCAATCTAGGTTTGGAGATTCCCCAAGAACTAGGGGGAAAACTGTTAAGCCTAAAAGAACAAGTCGCTTGGTGTTGGTCTAGATATCCTGACTCTACCTTGCCTATATTAATTGTCTTCGATGATATTACAGACTTAGCCAACCTCGGCCAAGTCTTACCCGAAGATCAACGCTTTTGCGTTTTGGTGACAACGAGACAACGAAATTTAGACCCGAATTTTATTCAAGAGATACCTTTAGATGTTCTTTCTCCAGAAAAAGAACCAGGGAAAGCATTAGAACTGTTAAACCGATTGTTAGGGAACAAAGACAGGCGAGTTGAAAATCAATTAGAAGCTGCAACTGCAATATGTGATTGTCTGGAATATTTACCTTTGGGGATAGAGTTAGTCGGAGGTTATTTAGTACGCGACCCAGGACTATCTCTGAATACAATGTTGGAGAGGTTACAAACCCAAAAATTAGCTGAAATATCTTTACAGCGATCGCCAGATTCTACCATTGGTCAAGCCCAACTGGGAGTCAAAGCAGCGTTTACCTTAACTTGGGAAAAACTTGACCCCCTCACACAACAATTAGGAAAATTTTTGAGTTTATTTGCTCCCCAACAGATTTTTTGGGATTTAGTGATTTGGGTGGCGACAGATGGTGGGAAAGCAGAAAATGAAGCAGCAACACAACTAACTTGGTCACAAGAGGAAATAAACGCAGCCAAAAAGCAACTTTACGCACGTAACTTGCTGCAACAGGTAGAAGCTACAGAAGGAGAATATTATAAAATTCATGCTTTAGTGCGGTGGTTCTTGCAAGAACAGTTAACTAATTCTGGGGAAATAAAATCAGTTTTAGAAACAACCTTTACTTCTGCCATGATAGCTGTAGCTCAAAGCCTTCCCCAATCACCCACTTCTGAGGGTATCGAAAGCGTCAAGGATGTTGTTCCCCATATTGAAGACTTGGGAAATAGGATAATTGCTGACATTAAGCCAGCAGGAGAAGCACAGATAAATTCCCCAGCATCAGTTCCCAAAGATGAAGTAATTTGGATATTTGTAGGAGTAAGCAGATTTTATGCAGGACAAGGACTATATCAATTAGCAGAACCTTGGCATGAGGAATGTGTCAATGTTTGCCAAGCTTTGTTTGCGGGCGACCATACCAATGTGGCTACTAGCTGGAACAATTTAGCTTTTCTCTACTATATTCAAGGGCGGTACAGTGATGCCGAACCCCTCTACATTCAAGCCTTGGAGATGACACAGCGCTTGTTTGCCGGCGACCATCCTGATGTGGCTCGTAGCTTGAACAATTTAGCTTTTCTCTACTATATTCAAGGGCGGTACAGTGATGCCGAACCCGTCTACATTCAAGCCTTGGAGATGACACAGCGCTTGTTTGCCGGCGACCATCCCAATGTGGCTACTAGCTTGAACAATTTAGCCGCACTCTATGGTAGTAAAGGGCGGTACAGTGATGCCGAACCCATCTTCAAACAAGCCTTGGAGATGAGACAGCGCTTGTTTGCCGACCATCCTGATTTGGCTACTAGCTTGAACAATTTAGCCGGACTCTACGATAGTCAAGGGCGGTACAGTGAAGCCGAACCCCTCTTCATTCAAGCCTTGGAGATGAGACAGCGCTTGTTTGCCGGCGACCATCCCAATGTGGCTACTAGCTTGAACAATTTAGCTTTTCTCTACTATAGTCAAGGGCGGCACAGTGAAGCCGAACCCCTCTACATTCAAGCCTTGGAGATGACACAGCGCTTGTTTGCCGGCGACCATCCCAATGTGGCTACTAGCTTGAACAATTTAGACGGACTCTACGATAGTCAAGGGCGGTACAGTGAAGCCGAACCCCTCTTCATTCAAGCCTTGGAGATGTGTCAACGGGTTTTAGAAGTTAATCATCCCACTACAGCGACAATTAAAGAAAACTTGGCAATTCTGCGACAACGTTAA
- the petH gene encoding ferredoxin--NADP reductase: MYNQGAVEGAANIELGSRVFVYEVVGLRQNEETDQTNYPIRKSGSVFIRVPYNRMNQEMRRITRLGGKIVSIQSVSTLEQLNGKASGESAENKEESLVASETAANSEDNGKATPVNANSEVKGFAKPPAEDQLKKKDKKGNTMTQAKAKKGADVPVNIYRPNAPFVGKCISNEPLVKEDGIGIVQHLKFDLSGGDLKYVEGQSIGIIPPGVDKNGKPEKLRLYSIASTRHGDDVDDKTVSLCVRQLEYKHPETGETVYGVCSTHLTQLEVGAEVKITGPVGKEMLLPEDPEAKVIMMATGTGIAPMRAYLWRMFKDAERAANPEYQYKGFSWLIFGVPTTPNILYKEELEEMQEKYPENFRLTCAISREQKNPQGGRMYIQDRVAEHADELWKLIKEEKTHTYICGLRGMEGGIDEALSAAAAKEGVVWSDYQKELKKAHRWHVETY; this comes from the coding sequence ATGTACAATCAAGGTGCTGTTGAGGGTGCTGCCAACATAGAATTAGGTAGCCGCGTCTTCGTTTACGAAGTGGTGGGTCTGCGCCAGAACGAAGAAACTGATCAAACGAACTACCCAATTCGTAAAAGTGGCAGTGTGTTCATCAGAGTACCTTACAACCGCATGAATCAAGAAATGCGACGGATCACTCGCCTAGGCGGCAAAATTGTTAGTATCCAATCTGTAAGTACTCTAGAACAACTTAATGGTAAAGCCTCTGGTGAGAGTGCTGAAAACAAAGAGGAGTCTTTAGTTGCATCTGAAACAGCTGCTAACAGTGAGGACAATGGTAAAGCCACACCTGTGAATGCTAATAGTGAAGTCAAAGGCTTTGCTAAACCACCAGCTGAAGATCAGCTTAAAAAGAAGGACAAAAAAGGCAACACCATGACTCAAGCGAAAGCCAAAAAAGGCGCTGACGTTCCTGTCAATATTTACCGTCCTAATGCTCCATTTGTTGGTAAGTGTATATCTAATGAACCGTTAGTTAAAGAAGACGGTATTGGTATTGTTCAGCACCTCAAGTTCGACCTGTCTGGCGGTGATTTGAAATACGTTGAAGGTCAAAGTATTGGCATTATTCCCCCAGGTGTCGATAAGAACGGCAAGCCAGAAAAACTCAGACTATATTCTATTGCTTCCACTCGTCACGGTGATGATGTGGATGATAAAACCGTATCACTATGCGTTCGCCAGTTGGAATATAAGCACCCAGAAACTGGTGAAACAGTCTACGGTGTTTGTTCGACTCACCTGACTCAACTTGAAGTCGGCGCAGAAGTGAAAATCACTGGCCCAGTGGGTAAGGAAATGTTACTACCCGAAGATCCAGAAGCCAAAGTAATCATGATGGCAACTGGAACAGGTATTGCTCCCATGCGGGCTTATCTGTGGCGGATGTTTAAGGATGCAGAAAGAGCAGCTAACCCAGAGTACCAGTATAAAGGATTCTCTTGGTTGATATTTGGTGTCCCCACAACTCCAAACATCTTATATAAAGAGGAATTGGAAGAAATGCAGGAGAAATATCCTGAGAACTTCCGTCTCACCTGTGCTATCAGCCGGGAACAAAAAAATCCCCAAGGTGGCAGAATGTACATCCAAGACCGTGTAGCAGAACACGCTGATGAATTGTGGAAGTTAATTAAGGAAGAAAAAACTCACACTTACATCTGCGGTTTACGTGGTATGGAAGGTGGTATCGATGAAGCGCTGAGTGCTGCTGCTGCTAAAGAAGGAGTGGTTTGGAGTGATTACCAAAAGGAACTCAAAAAAGCTCATCGCTGGCACGTAGAAACTTACTAA